Proteins co-encoded in one Lacerta agilis isolate rLacAgi1 chromosome 6, rLacAgi1.pri, whole genome shotgun sequence genomic window:
- the FAM20B gene encoding glycosaminoglycan xylosylkinase, protein MKLKQRVVLLAILLVIFIFAKVFLIDNLDTSAANREDQRAFHRMMASLRVELDPRLDHTLQSPWEIAAQWVVPREVYPEETPELGAVMHAMATKKIIKADVGYKGTQLKALLILEGGQKVVFKPKRYARDYVVEGEPYAGYDRHNAEVAAFHLDRILGFRRAPLVVGRFVNLRTEIKPVATEQLLSTFLTLGNNTCFYGKCYYCRETEPACAEGDTMEGSVTLWLPDVWPLQKHRHPWGRTYREGKLARWEYDESYCDAVKKTSPYDSGPRLLDIIDTAIFDYLIGNADRHHYESFQDDEGASMLILLDNAKSFGNPVLDERSILAPLYQCCIIRVSTWNRLNYLKNGVLKSALKTAMSHDPISPVLSAPHMDALDQRLLNILATVKQCTDQFGPDIVLVEDRMTLSHL, encoded by the exons ATGAAGTTGAAACAACGGGTAGTGCTTCTGGCAATCCTCCTTGTCATCTTCATTTTTGCCAAGGTTTTCCTCATAGACAACCTGGACACTTCAGCAGCTAACCGTGAGGACCAGCGTGCCTTTCATCGTATGATGGCGAGCCTGCGGGTGGAGCTGGACCCTCGACTTGACCACACTCTGCAGTCTCCCTGGGAGATTGCAGCCCAGTGGGTGGTGCCACGGGAAGTGTACCCAGAGGAGACGCCAGAACTGGGGGCAGTGATGCATGCTATGGCTACAAAAAAGATAATCAAAGCAGACGTAGGCTATAAGGGAACCCAGCTGAAGGCGTTGCTCATACTGGAAGGTGGGCAGAAAGTGGTCTTCAAACCCAAGAG ATATGCTAGAGACTATGTGGTAGAAGGAGAGCCGTATGCTGGGTATGACAGACACAACGCAGAGGTGGCAGCCTTTCACCTGGACAG AATCTTAGGTTTCCGACGAGCCCCTCTGGTGGTTGGTAGGTTTGTGAATCTCCGCACAGAGATCAAACCTGTTGCCACAGAACAGCTGCTAAGTACGTTCTTGACATTAG gaaaTAATACTTGCTTCTATGGAAAGTGCTACTATTGCCGGGAAACAGAGCCAGCCTGTGCTGAAGGGGACACCATGGAGGGGTCAGTCACGCTATGGCTGCCAGACGTTTGGCCCCTTCAGAAGCATCGACACCCATGGGGCAGAACATACAGGGAAGGCAAGCTGGCCAG GTGGGAATATGACGAGAGCTACTGTGATGCTGTAAAGAAGACCTCACCCTATGACTCAGGCCCACGGCTCCTTGATATCATAGATACAGCCATCTTCGATTATTTGATTGGGAATGCTGATCGACACCATTATGAAAGCTTTCAGGATGATGAAGGGGCCAGTATGCTAATTCTACTTGACAATGCCAAAAG CTTTGGGAACCCTGTCTTGGATGAGAGAAGCATTTTAGCACCTCTTTATCAATGCTGCAT TATTCGAGTCTCCACATGGAACAGACTGAACTACCTGAAGAATGGGGTGCTGAAGTCTGCCTTAAAAACTGCCATGTCGCACGATCCTATCTCACCAGTTCTGTCCGCCCCTCATATGGATGCCCTGGACCAGCGACTCCTGAATATCTTGGCTACAGTAAAGCAATGTACAGACCAGTTTGGACCAGACATTGTACTGGTAGAAGATAGGATGACACTTTCCCATTTGTAG